One genomic window of Musa acuminata AAA Group cultivar baxijiao unplaced genomic scaffold, Cavendish_Baxijiao_AAA HiC_scaffold_1137, whole genome shotgun sequence includes the following:
- the LOC135670970 gene encoding sigma factor binding protein 1, chloroplastic-like: MERQIVHRKCLKRSKTIVRKKKKPIKVVYISNPMRVTTSAATFRALVQKLTGRDSLVADTNTVSASLVHESTDEPPVASAAASESPSSMLSSLTVSCTVEAYNSLVAPTVVFDEENFCGLMSATLYHERQLAGLGSYDEV, from the coding sequence ATGGAGAGACAAATTGTCCACCGGAAGTGCCTCAAGCGATCCAAAACTATcgtcaggaagaagaagaagcccatCAAGGTGGTCTACATCTCCAACCCCATGAGGGTGACCACCAGCGCCGCCACGTTCCGCGCCCTCGTGCAGAAGCTCACCGGCCGCGACTCCCTCGTCGCCGACACGAACACGGTGAGCGCTTCTCTAGTACACGAGTCCACCGACGAACCCCCGGTGGCCTCCGCAGCGGCTTCTGAGTCTCCCAGCTCGATGCTCTCGAGTCTCACCGTGAGCTGCACGGTGGAGGCATACAATAGTCTGGTGGCTCCGACTGTGGTGTTCGATGAGGAGAACTTCTGTGGACTCATGTCGGCGACGCTGTATCATGAGCGTCAACTTGCAGGGCTTGGGAGCTACGATGAAGTGTGA